ATTGAACGGGTTACGGAGGAAAGAGGAAGGTGGTGGAGTTTGCAACTTCTCAAATTTGCAAcagtattttctcttctttttttttaaggatgaaCCAAGAAAAGGGGTTCAATCGAaggaaaaggggggaaaaaggcACAATGAGGTTTGCTGTAGGAAAAGGGGTCACCGAAGTGGGTTTTAAACTTCTCTACAGAAGCAAGGAGAAGACTGaggagggaggaagagagaaggaaggggaaggaatggggatccttcggctttaacaccaagttgatggagggcctctagagaagaagaagaagatcagagTAGCAAAGGGAAGGGGAAACCACACAAGCACACACTAGTCCTTAGGCTTCAACCAACACATTCTCTaattcatacttaaaaaatctGTCTACTGTGTCCatcgattacagccaatatatagggaaaataaaagatatgaaATCGgaaaccaactaaaatagaaaactgGCATAAACCAGGAAAAAAGTCATAAAAGGAAACAAGGTCTAAACCGACTCTAACTCCTATGTTCCTACTCTATGAAATAAAAGACACAAAATAAATTACAACTAATTACTTCCAACCCTTgatggaccaaaaccctggtctggaccggttcttcttggcttttGGTTTTCAAAGccagtcatgctggtccaaccaggcaAGTGCAGCCATGTCTGCATcaaatttccattgcacattTTGGTTCAACAAACCTTATTAGTAAATAAGAGTTCTAACTGTGACAAATAAATTGCCACCAACAGCATAGCAGCTTACACCATAAAGAATGATGTAAATTGCCTCACTAGCAAAAAATTATATACCTCTAGTCTAACTAATTTATCCTGATGCATAAACCCCACTGGGCCAAACAAGCAATAACAACTGATCAAATTTCCCTTTTATTCACTCATTATGACCCTCTTTTTGGGCTCTATATAGGTCCTACACTCCTACTGTGATTTGGATATTAATTATGCTTCCACATTCCTTAGAACCATTAAGtactaagaaaaataaaacttgtcTTTATTCCTCCTTTTTCAGGACAAAACTGGTGTATGTTCAAGAATCAACTTGGTCAACTCCACAAGTTCAGGTTAATCAGGTATCAAACTTTTATTCCTACACAGCCATCAAATCTGTCAAACTTCTTTTATTACCAACACTTCAAAAAGAATTCTAAAAGCATACAAGATAACAACTCCCAGCTTCTAGTTTACTATAAATCAGATTCACGATCCAACGGCAGTCATTtatgaaaaattattaaaatgggGGATTAAGCAGCGTTAATATCTGCCTAtaaaggattgaagaaaagaatattaACGTGGCAAAGATGCATACTGAGTCACAAGGAGCACGTCAATGGTCGAGGGATCAATCTCATCAAAGTATGGAAGAGCAGCCATGCCCGAATAAGCAGGATGAATTCCACAGTCAAACTATCAaccaacaaataaaacaaatgtAAGCCATCAACATTTACACaataataaagaagataaaagTAAAACCATTAAAGCATGACCAATTACAAACAATACATAGTTTATATTTTGCATACCAAAACAGTTTTTCCTTTGAAAGACATGTACACGCAGGACCGCCCAACTTCATTCCCGGCCCCCAAAGGGGTGATCATAAGCTGGTCTCCTTCTCGTGTCACAGTAGATTCTCGTCTCTTCAGAAGAGATGGCGGCACTGGTCCTGTTGATGTCATATCTTTTCCCTGTCCAGTGCCTACTAAGTGCTCCAGTGAAATTCTGCAAAAACAAAAGTTATCTTTGTGATGGTCTGTAGCAGCCAAAAACAAAGGTAGGCAAAACTGATTCCCAGTTAAGACTGATTTCTTGAACAATTCTCAATATACCAAGAATTCAACATTCATTGCCACTGTTAGagcaacaagaagaaaaatgaaaaaccaacAAATCCCAGTGAAGCTGAAGATTCAAAAGCCACAATACAAACCAAGCTCACAACCTAATTTGCTTGTTCAATCAATAATGGAATATAAAGGGTTGATAAAATGAAACCCCAGTTCtcccacacttttttttttttttagggggtggggggtggggggagaggagAGGGGGAGGAAGGGAAGGGAGGAGGAAGATTAGAAAACTTAAGCAAATTCTGTGCAAATGCAATGAAAAATTCTACATCTTATCGGAAATGGAAGAAATAGAGAAACGAACAATGAAACAAGCAAATTTAAAACCGAGTATCGGAGAGTACTTACAGAAAAAATGACAGAGTAAACTCACCAACGAGAGCTTACACTACACAGAGTAACGACTTCTAAACCCTAACCATTTCGGATCGGGCTCCTCTCCAATGAGGAGATCGCCCAATGAGCCCTACGTGTGCGACACCTGACACATTCCAATCCAACGGTTGGGAGATTACTAACCAAAAACCACAACCATTACCCCCACTTAAACCGACTACCAGCTACCCAAAGCCAAACCTGCTACTACCCTCTCTCTCCCGTATCTTTCATCTTCCTCAACCCATTTCAATAGTTCAAGCTCAAGTTCAAAAAACCCTAGTTTTCCTGCAAATC
This is a stretch of genomic DNA from Macadamia integrifolia cultivar HAES 741 unplaced genomic scaffold, SCU_Mint_v3 scaffold2632, whole genome shotgun sequence. It encodes these proteins:
- the LOC122066917 gene encoding cleavage and polyadenylation specificity factor subunit 3-I-like; this encodes MTSTGPVPPSLLKRRESTVTREGDQLMITPLGAGNEVGRSCVYMSFKGKTVLFDCGIHPAYSGMAALPYFDEIDPSTIDVLLVTHFHLDHAASLPYFLEKTTFKGRVFMTHATKAIYKLLLSDYVKVSKVSVEDMLYDEQDILRSMDKIEVCLLL